One window of the Periophthalmus magnuspinnatus isolate fPerMag1 chromosome 17, fPerMag1.2.pri, whole genome shotgun sequence genome contains the following:
- the LOC117385765 gene encoding protein THEM6-like, with translation MLLLLVVCALLLLFCSLDVWYFLRGVQVFLEACFQPGVSDILAQQTVDGLVTPHDLDYMGHMNNSRYLRECDFARFHHYVRNGFFMASRKLGAKMVVGASTIRYRRSLNFREAFSIRTKVLGWDDKAFYLEQRFVSKKDGFVSAIMLCKQNMVNSSPEKIIEHVCKKKIECPEFPEDLKHWIDYITASSQALRAESGLEDKNK, from the exons ATGCTGCTGCTCCTGGTGGTGTgtgccctcctcctgctcttctgcAGTCTGGACGTGTGGTACTTCCTTCGGGGGGTGCAGGTGTTTTTGGAAGCCTGTTTTCAGCCCGGCGTCTCGGACATTTTAGCCCAACAAACCGTGGATGGCCTGGTCACTCCTCACGACTTGGACTACATGGGTCACATGAACAACTCCCGATACTTGAGGGAGTGTGACTTTGCTAGATTTCATCATTACGTGAGGAATGGTTTCTTCATGGCCTCCCGTAAACTGGGGGCCAAAATGGTGGTAGGGGCCTCTACAATAAGGTACAGGCGATCCTTGAATTTCCGCGAGGCCTTTTCGATCCGAACCAAAGTGCTGGGATGGGACGATAAGGCATTTTACTTGGAGCAGCGGTTTGTTTCCAAAAAGGATGGCTTTGTGTCAGCCATAATGCTCTGCAAGCAGAATATGGTGAACAGCAGTCCAGAGAAGATTATTGAGCATGTGTGCAAGAAAAAG ATTGAATGTCCTGAGTTTCCAGAGGACCTTAAACATTGGATCGATTACATTACAGCCAGCAGCCAGGCCCTGAGAGCGGAGAGTGGACTGGAGGACAAAAACAAGTGA
- the LOC117385764 gene encoding protein THEM6-like, protein MWWVLWLLGALLALFSCLDVWYFLRAGVVILKAWFQPPVFDITAEQILSGRVTFNDIDMCHMNNARYLRECDFARFSLYTRNGVFKAVRALRANMVVGANTIRYRRALCIGEAYELRSRIVTWDDKAFYLEQRFVSSKDGVVCAVMYCKQSVIRSTPDQIMQHLCKRKVEVPEFPEDLQHWVSFISASSQALRAESGLDDKNK, encoded by the exons ATGTGGTGGGTGCTGTGGCTGCTCGGGGCTCTGCTGGCTCTGTTTTCCTGCCTGGATGTGTGGTACTTCCTGCGGGCCGGTGTGGTCATTCTCAAAGCCTGGTTCCAGCCTCCAGTGTTCGACATCACAGCAGAGCAAATCCTCTCGGGCCGCGTCACATTCAATGACATCGACATGTGTCATATGAACAACGCTCGCTATCTCCGAGAATGTGACTTTGCCCGCTTTTCCCTGTATACTCGTAACGGTGTGTTCAAGGCTGTGCGAGCTCTGAGGGCCAATATGGTGGTAGGGGCTAACACTATTCGGTACAGGAGGGCGTTGTGTATTGGAGAAGCGTATGAGCTGAGGAGTAGGATTGTGACATGGGATGACAAGGCCTTCTACTTGGAGCAGAGATTTGTGTCAAGTAAAGATGGAGTGGTGTGCGCTGTCATGTACTGCAAACAGTCAGTTATACGCAGCACCCCTGACCAGATCATGCAACATCTGTGCAAGAGGAAG GTTGAGGTCCCTGAATTCCCAGAGGATCTTCAGCACTGGGTGAGCTTCATCTCGGCGAGCAGTCAGGCCCTCAGAGCTGAGAGTGGACTGGATGACAAGAACAAATGA